From Malus sylvestris chromosome 1, drMalSylv7.2, whole genome shotgun sequence:
TTCTACTAAATGTCGGTGGACCAGATTGGGTATCCCGCCTTCAAATGGCTGAGACTGTTGCCGATGTTAGAAGATACAGCCCCTCATTAATCAAATCAGTGTCTGCATCATCAGTAGGTAGACCTTATACCATTTGTTTTTGCTATGTGTGAGTTACGTAGTCATCAGCACGTTCATTAGATCACTTTCTGAATAACAAATATATGGCCAATCAGTTTCAAGTTGCATTCTGATGACGAGATTTCCACATTGCCTTGTGTTGACAACTCCGATAACATTAAAACACACATTTATACTGTCCAGCCATTTGCTTTCTCCTCTTTCTGCAAATTTACAGGATAGCCgtatattgcatttgtaatttcAGGTCGATCGTGGAGTAATGTCCCCTGCCTGACATATCCATGGATATCACCAAGTTGGTTCGGACACTTGGTATTGCTCCAACTTCATTTAGAGACGGTGTCAGATTGATGCTTGAAACTGAGGCAAAGCCGTCCCAACGGCCTGAAGATAATGTAAATTGCTTACTACTTGTAACACTAAGGAATAATCGTCCCTTTCTGTCATACATGATTGGAAAAGAAATGTTGTTTAAATTGTTCAAAGAGCAACCACTATTGAACCCAATAAGCTTCAAATGTCCTACTACCAATTTATTAGTACTGAaatttctacttcacaagataCACGGATCGATCAAACAACAAAACATAACGAAGTTGAGTTGTTATCAAGTTATTTGACACATTAATCGAATATATTAAGTTAGAAGTGATTAGTTTTAATCTAATGTTACTTTTCTTCCCAATACAAGTCGCTTCGATTTAATACATGTTTAGGTCTGTCACAATTTTTTTGGGTCACTAAAGACAACATATGCTTAGTTGAAGAGGTCTCAAGTTCGAAAACCTCCACCTTcattgacaaagaaaaaaacagtCAGAGGTTAATAGTTGGGGAAATAATTTCTACACACTAATCTTCATTCACATCCTGTTTATTTTTGAGCTTTGGATCAAATAAAGCAAATGTGAATCAAGGTACAATTTTAGGGATCGTTTGGAAggacttttaaaataactgtaagtgtttttgatgaaattgattttgagttctaaaaatactttaaaagcattttcaattattttaaaagtacttacaAACGAGCTTTTAAACAGGGGTTTGCACAAAGAGAAAAAGATTGTTACGAAATCATTTTCGTATTAGTTCTGAACGAGAATAAACACGACATGACACAACTCGATTGCAACCCTAACCCATTTGGGCCTGAAAGAACCAAACATGTGGGCCTTGAAAGCCTCAAAGAAATGTGGGCCTTAAAAGCCTTAAAGACATTTGGGCCATAAAAAGCCCTTAACGCTGAGACTGAACAGCCAAACGCAGCTCTttgtcatcttcttcttcttcacctgaATCGAACTCCACAACCCTTTCACTCAGGTTCGTTTACTTTCAACCAAAACCCTCAATCCTTCAATTCGCACACACAATCTATacatacatttatatatatatatatatattagctgATTAGAGTTTCAATTGTGTGCTGCTATTTGATTTTTCTGATCCATTTTCCTGCAATTGCGcaacagagaaagagagagagaggagagtatCTGTGATCGAGCATGGGAGGAGGTGAGCACGCACACGGAGATGGAGCCCACGGCGGCGATTTCAGGGCTAAGGTGTGGAGTATGAGTGGTGGGCCGTACTGTAGGCCCAAGCACTGGAAGCGCAACACCGCCATCGCCATGGCCGGCATCTTCCTTGTCTGTATTCCTATCGCCATGAAATCTGCCGAGCTCGAGGTCTTTCTCAATCACCTCAACTCATCGCAATCTGTTtctgtttttctattttatccGTCAAAATTTTAGATTTCTGTTTGGTTCCTGAGAAAATGTAGGAAACCTAAGGAAGGTGAAGTTTTGGATCTTGGATTGTCAAATTGTTGGGACCCGAATGCACTCTTGACTGAACTGAGGCTCTCATGAATTGTTTAGATTTAGTAGAGGTTTAGATTTTCACTTTGTGAAATTAAGCACACCTTTCCGGTAGATTTTGAGAAATTGTCAGCTGATTTTGTTTCCCATGGTTATAGTGGATTGTGTACGACATGTATCGGATTGTGAGCATTACTAATTCGAATGAGGGTCGAAGATCGCCATTGTGATTTAGGATTGTAGGTTTGTCAATTTGTAGCTGGGAGGCTCTTGGTTTAAAATGTTGAGTGGTTGACTTGACTTGGGAACATTGAGAAAACAGTAAACTTAGGTTAATGTAAGGGAGTTTAGTAGATACAGATTGTTACGAGAAAAGAGTTTTGAATGATTTAGAAGATGCTGGCACAGGTTGTGATGAAGGATTCAGAAATTGACGATGCTCAAACATGAAGGAAAACCCATGAAACCCAGGGTTTAATATAATTTAGAGAATTCGATTACGATC
This genomic window contains:
- the LOC126632200 gene encoding uncharacterized protein LOC126632200 → MGGGEHAHGDGAHGGDFRAKVWSMSGGPYCRPKHWKRNTAIAMAGIFLVCIPIAMKSAELEQRPHNPVRPIPSQLWCKNFGKKDY